The Gemmatimonadaceae bacterium sequence TTCGCGACACCGGCGATGGCGAGGAGGCGCCGGTCTCCCATCGAGACGAGGTCGATTGGTGCCGCGTCACCAGCGGTCACGGATCGGAGCGGCCCCAGCGCGAGCGACGCCTGCACGATCGTGGTCGCGCCCGCGCGTCGGGCGCGCTCGGCGCGATCGCGTGCGACCTCGACCGGCGCCGCCTTGCGCGTGACGACCACCAGATCCGCGCGACGCATCGCTGACCACGGTTCACGCAGCGGACCTGCCGGGAGGCAATGTGTTGGCCATGGCACGTCCGCACTCACCAGCACCACGTCCAGGTCGCGGTGCGCGCGGCGATGCTGGAAGGCATCGTCGAGCACGGCGACATCACAGCCTCGTGAGCGCGCGTCCCGCGTAGCCGCCACGCGATCCGGGTTCACGATCACCGGAATTGCGGGATTGAGCACCGCGTGTACGTCGGCCTCGTCGCCGCCGTAGCCGCGAAGCACGACCGCTGGCGACGCGCCGCTCGCCCGAAGGTGCGCCGCCACCCAGGCCGCCACCGGCGTCTTGCCCGTGCCCCCGACCGTGACGTTACCGATGGAGACGGCAGGGAGCTCCGAAGCATGCGTCGGCGCGACACCGCGATCATACGCGACGTTGCGCGCCGCCACGGCCGCGCGAAATGCCCATTCCGCGGGCGCGAGCAGCGTGCGGAGGATGCGACCGGTCGCGTGGTCACCCCACACAGCCTCAACCGCCGCGTTAGGCGGCATCGGGCTCGCAGACGGCGAACAGGGCGGCATCGATCGCCGGCACGATCGCTTCACCATGCGCAGGGTCGGGCCCCGCCGCACGGACGGCGGGAGCGTACCTGACGTCGACGCGCGCGAATGGCTTGGGAATGACGAAACGATCCCATGAGCGGAGCCGCCAGGCGCGACTCACCCGGCACCCGATGGCCACGACCGGGGCGTTGGCACGGGCGGCGGCCACGCCGATCCCCGGGGCGCTGACGCGTCGCGGCCCTCGCGGTCCGTCGGTGGTGAACGCGACCGACTGCCCCGCGCGCAGCGTGCGCGACGCCTCCAGCAGCGCGCGCATGCCTCCGCGGCTCGATGACCCGCGAATCGGCTGGAAGCCCAATGCCTCGACGATGCGCGCGATCACCTCCCCGTCGGCGTGCGTGGAGATGATGGCGGCGATGCCGCGCCGTCGGTGCGCCCACACCAGGGGCAGCAACTCTCCATGCCAGATCGCGATCGCCACGCCGGGCCCGTGGCCTTCGGCCGCCCGCAGGTGGTCCGGGCCGACGAGGCGCACGCGCCAGGTCGCGCCGAGCACGCGCACCAGCGCCTGTCCGATCAGGGCAGCCAGGGCCGTCCTGACGCGACGCGCTCGCGATGCGTACCGCTCGTCGCTCATCGGACCATTCCTGACGCCATCTCCGCCGTGCGCGCCGCAGCGCCGGGCTCCCCGAGCCGAGCGCGTACTTCGGCAAGTCCGGCAAGCATCGCGGCCCGTTCCTCCGAGCCGTGGTTCAGCAGCGGTTCGAGCACGGCCGCCATGCGCGCCGGCTGCATGGCGTCCTGCACGAACTCCGGCGCGACCTCACGATCCGCCACCACGTTCACCAGGCCAATCCTCGGAATCTTCACGGCACGCCGGGCGATGGCGTAGGTCCACCCGCTGGTCCGGTAGGCCACGATCAGCGGACACCCGGCGACCGCAGCCTCGAGCGTCGTCGTTCCGCTCTTGCAGAGCGCCGCGTCGGCGGCGCGCAGCACGCTGAACGACGCGTTAGGCACCAGCGGATACGGGCAACGCGACGCGTCCAGCGCCACCGTCGCGGCGACGGAGACCACCACGCGCAATCCTGGCTGCCGCGCCTCCATCAGGCGCGCGGTCTCGACGAACGCGCCGAGATGTCGCGCGATCTCCTGCTGCCGACTGCCCGGGAACAGCGCGAGCAGCGGTGCATGGGGTGGGATGCCCAGCTGCGCACGCGCGGCTTCCCGCGACGGGAGATCACCGGCGCGATCGAGCAGCGGGTGACCGACGAACGTGGCATCGATCCCGTGCGCCAAAAGCAGCGGAGCC is a genomic window containing:
- the lpxK gene encoding tetraacyldisaccharide 4'-kinase; protein product: MPPNAAVEAVWGDHATGRILRTLLAPAEWAFRAAVAARNVAYDRGVAPTHASELPAVSIGNVTVGGTGKTPVAAWVAAHLRASGASPAVVLRGYGGDEADVHAVLNPAIPVIVNPDRVAATRDARSRGCDVAVLDDAFQHRRAHRDLDVVLVSADVPWPTHCLPAGPLREPWSAMRRADLVVVTRKAAPVEVARDRAERARRAGATTIVQASLALGPLRSVTAGDAAPIDLVSMGDRRLLAIAGVANPGAFFDQLHAAGARVVGAPFPDHHTFSDADVKDLIRRAGHADLVVCTLKDAVKLRQHWPRSGPTLWYVSQRLELADGEEVMAGALRRVLAARSMR
- a CDS encoding lysophospholipid acyltransferase family protein; its protein translation is MSDERYASRARRVRTALAALIGQALVRVLGATWRVRLVGPDHLRAAEGHGPGVAIAIWHGELLPLVWAHRRRGIAAIISTHADGEVIARIVEALGFQPIRGSSSRGGMRALLEASRTLRAGQSVAFTTDGPRGPRRVSAPGIGVAAARANAPVVAIGCRVSRAWRLRSWDRFVIPKPFARVDVRYAPAVRAAGPDPAHGEAIVPAIDAALFAVCEPDAA
- the lpxB gene encoding lipid-A-disaccharide synthase, with the translated sequence MREVLVIAGEASGDLHGAGLVRALRAMRPDLTFAGIGGRHMREAGVTLIEDAERMAVMGVVEVLRTIPHHYRVLRRLDARLASGKVGLVIPIDYPGFNMKVAAAARQHDVPVLYYITPQVWAWGAGRLPRLAQLITRAATILPFEAPLLLAHGIDATFVGHPLLDRAGDLPSREAARAQLGIPPHAPLLALFPGSRQQEIARHLGAFVETARLMEARQPGLRVVVSVAATVALDASRCPYPLVPNASFSVLRAADAALCKSGTTTLEAAVAGCPLIVAYRTSGWTYAIARRAVKIPRIGLVNVVADREVAPEFVQDAMQPARMAAVLEPLLNHGSEERAAMLAGLAEVRARLGEPGAAARTAEMASGMVR